The Osmerus eperlanus chromosome 9, fOsmEpe2.1, whole genome shotgun sequence genomic sequence CCAGTGTCATTAACATTAATGTCTTACCCAGCATTTTGATGGTCTGTCTATTACTTTTGTCTCTGTGGGCAACGCAGGGTCCGATGTTGGTCTCCCGGCGCCTCTTCCACAGCCGGCGGCCTATCAGCGTGTAGAGTACCGTCAGACAGAACACCGGCAGGAAGAAGAACACCGAGCTCACCCACACCATTGCGGCGAGCAGTCCCGACCTGATGGCGTACTGTGTCATCTTACACTCGCTGGTATCCCCGTTCTCTACCGATTCACCGGGCCCAGCACCGTACTCGTCGCGCTCCACACCAACGATAACGAACACGGGCCCCGCGCTCAGCAGGGACACGGCCCATAGCGCGAGAATCAGCAAGCGCACGCGACGCTTGGTGACCAAGGCTTTGGCGCGTAGCGGGAAACAGATGGCCAGATATCGCTCCACGGACAGCGCGGTGATGTTGAGGATGGTGGAGTAGGTGCATGACTCCGACACAAACAGGAAGAGTTTACAGAGGGCGTCGCCGAAGCGCCAAGGTCGGTACCGCCACAGGCGGTAGAGGTCTGGCGGCATGCAGAGAAAGATCAGCAGGTCGGACACCGCCATGCTGCACAGGTACAGGTTAGTGGTCGTGCGCATATCTCGATATCTGCTGACGACCAGGATGGTCATGACATTGCCGGTGACTCCGACAAGGAACAGTAGCGCGCAGACGATGGTGATTCCGGTGAGCACGGGGATGGGGAAAACGTTCATGGGAGGCTCGAAGTAGCTCCCGTTCCCGGGGTCCTCCCAGCTGCAGTTGCGGGAGAAGCACTGGGAGCTGTTGTGCCAAGAGCGCATGCTGCCGCCGGGTCATTCAAGGGACCGGAGCTGCCCCTTAACTGCACTCCGGTTGTGAGGCTGCTCAGAGCGACTGCCGAGCTTCTTGCCCGTCATTGCCGCGTCTCCAGCTTGAGTTAAACGACGACCGTACAGATGCGTAAAAGATGGAAGACTTGTGGACGCTCTAATGGTGCGCTCTGGTTGAACAGTGTCAGTCAAAAAGCTCCAACGGGAATTCTATTGGAATGGAACAGACTCAAACGAGGTCTTTCTCTTACCGTTCTGTCCATCATTCAAATATTACTCAATTACAGAGCAAGGATGCGTCTAAAACACTTGCACTTCCTTTGCTTAACGGTGTTTCCATAGCATTTTTGGCGGACAAAATGTGAATTGTAGGAGTCCAAAATGCATTAAGAAAATATAACATGAATAAATGGATGTTttgaagagagaaaaataaacgACATTATCTTCTGGAATCGTTCAAAAAGTGTTCCATatttctccctgctctctgcgTCAGACAAAACACACCAGGTAGGAAAACACGGCACGGTCTATGCACCAGGGAGCGCATGAAAGTGAGTCAGAGTCATTGTAGTAATGGGATACCGGAGGGCTGTCGGTTTTGCATACGCACACGGGCACCTCCAACAACAAACCCGGGTAAACAAACCAACGGAACGCTGTTTAATATTCCAGGAAGCCCTTCAAAACACAAACGATAGAATTAGTCCAAAtccaaagggagagacagaaaaagagagcaagagggggATTTATGAGTCGCTGTGATCACGTTAGTGTCAGTcacactcttctctctccacgGCGCGCGACTCTACTCAATGGAACCTTGCCTGTCATTGAGAAACGCGGCTGTCACATCTCGGCACAGAataaaacagacagagagggttgtgtacgtgcgtgtgcatgtgtgtttgtttgtgtgtgtcaaagaaggaaggaggaggggaggtgtgtgtgtgtgtgggggggggggggggggggggcaggcccgGTGTCAACACGCCACCTAGCGACGAGTGACACGAAGTGAGGGGCCAAGTGAGGGcacattttttgtttttcactGAAGACTGTCCATTATGTAGATTGGCAAAATAATCCCATTAAGCAGAAATAAATGGGCTGAAAATAGCCTCCTGGCGGATCAAAACCAAGATTGGATTATGTGATCTAATCCGATTATGTAATCCgttttttcttttgaaaaacCCATTTTCAAGATTTGATCCAATCCGTTATCCAAAATCCTAGTGGATTACTTTTGAAAAACCGGGCCCAGGGCCCGGTTTGTCAAAAGGTTCAATCCGGATAAAATTGATCCGGATTTAGTAATCCTTTTTTTTGCGATCCGTGATCACGTAATCCATCTTACTTTTGAGCAAGTTTTTCAAAGCAACATCGGATTGGATCAATCTGATCCGGATAAGAACTTTTCAGGATCACCAAATATGGATAACCAGTGCTCAAACAAGATAGGAAATCACAATGTAGAACTATAGATATGTAAAGAGCAACAAGTAGAATAGCTAGTGTGGGGTCAATataagtttatttttatttgaaatgaaaacacacacatttaaaaaaaaactaaaaacaagaaaaaaccCACCCCATCCTCTTCCAGCAGTCCGCTCATCTGAGacctacaacacaaacactgtacatTGAGGATATTTATAACAAGTTTCAAATATAGATgtattgaattaaaaaaaagactTAATGTCAAATACTCCACAATAATTTCAGACTTCCTCATCTGATGTGGAGAGACCAGCTTGTCTGAGCGTAGCCTTTAGGAGGCGGATCTCAAGTCTGGCCTTGGTTTGCTGCAGTTTGGTCAGAGTCAGTTGTTCCTCTGCCAGACAAAGCTGTGCTTCTGCCCTTTCAGTCTCTTTTTGCAGAAGTGCCTTGTAATCATCATCTTTGTTTGATGAAGGGCGCTTCAAGCCTTTCCTCTGAGATCCTGTGGCAACTACCACTGGCTCAACCAATGAAGATCCAGCTTCTTCCTCAGGAACAGAGCTGAGATCCAATATAAATACGCTCTCTGGATCAGCCTCAGGAGGAACTGGcagattctcctcctcctcaatccAAGGCTCGCCATCCCCCACAACACCTTGAATACCATGGAGAGCTTGCGACTTCTCACCTCCAATGATGTTGAGGACCACATCTGTGTAATCTCCCCTCTTAAATGGCTTGTTGCCTGTTTGTGGGTTTTTGGCTTCAGCATGGTCCTTTGTTGCCCTGGCCTTAAGATTCTTCCACCGCAATTTGATTTGGTCTGTGGTCCTCCTCTGGCCAGACCCTATGGCATTCACATTTTCTGTGATTAAAATCCAAAcatcatttttctttttgttggtaTCCTTAGCAGAATTAAAACTTCCCACTATTGTTCCATAATGGCGGTTTCGCTTTGGGAAGGCTGATATAGAGTACCTTGTGAACCTTCTCAGGCCAAAACTTCAACACAGAACCCAAAGGAGTCACGGTCTGTCTGTGGAAGACCAGATCCTCATTGCTCTCCGATTTTATGCATGTGGGACTTTCTATCAAGTTGTTGGTGACTATATGGGAGTGgtgaaatcagctgtgtgtgatgtggtgagaGATGTGTCAATCGCACTGGCCAGCCTGATCAATGAATTTGTTTCTTTTCCAAAGGACAACCAGATTGCCCAGGCCAAGcgcagtttttttcttttggggAATATGCCCAATACTATTGGAGCAATCGACTGCACACGTGCATATACAAGCACCTCatgagaatgaatgggagtttATAAACAGAAAGGGGAGGCACAGCATCAATGTCCAACTTGTGTGTGATGCTGACCTCATCATCACCAACTGCGTTGTCAAGTGGCCTGGGTCTGTCCATGATGCACGCATCCTGAGGGAGAGCGCTCTATATAGAGACCTCCAAACCAACCGACCGGATGGCATAATATTAGGAGACAGTGCCTACCCACTCCTACCATGGCTGATGACTCCTTTTCTAACAGCAAATACACCGGCGCAGGCACGCTTCAACACTGCTCATTGCAGAGCAAGATGTGCAATTGAGCGTTTAAATGGAGTTCTTAAGAGGCGCTTTGCATGCCTTAACTACCTGAGAGCGGAACCACAGAAAGCATGCAACATAACCCTTGCCTGTATTGTCCTGCACAACATCGCTACTAAGCGCAATGTCCCTCTCTATGCTGACAATGATGCACCTgagccccttggagaccctaacCAACCTCCTGCATTCTGCCAGAACGAGCAAACAGGACGTGCAACAAAGGACGCAATAGTTAGACACTATTTCTGATTTGgatttgttttggattttttaaatCAGTGATTGCCATTCTTTGCATTTATTTGGTTATTCTGTAATCATTGCATGCATCACTAATAAATATtctaaaaacaaaaatattttcgattttgatgaatatatatatcaattagtgacagaataaaatgtattgtttttggTCAATTTTGACAGCTGTTTGGGGGATTATTTTATGAGGCCAAACAGGCCTATACTGAAAGGCTGAATACGTTAAAGCCTACCTAATCACTGTAGCCTGACGGATgtacaaataaaattaaaaccTTATGAATAAATAGGATATCTTGTCAGATACTGCATGATCCAAATATAGTATTATTTGATAAATTTTTTAAGTTTTCATTACATTTtgggcatgaaatccacgctgaaTCCACCCTTCTGATGGGATCAGTTTAATCCAGATTTTTTGGATCAAAGTGATCCAAATCCTACAAAAAAGTTCTGAAAAACCCAAACTAAAGGTTTGATCCGGATCAAAACCAAGATTGGATTATGTGATCTAATCCGATTATGTAATCCgttttttcttttgaaaaacCCATTTTCAAGATTTGATCCAATCCGTTATCCAAAATCCTAGTGGATTACTTTTGAAAAACCGGGCCCAGGAGTTCAACTTTAGATCATTTAGATTAGAAAATCATGCATGATCCCATTGGGAAAGTCTCTTCCTGGTTGGAACAGCTTCTTATCTCCACCTGCCCTTTGCTCTCTATCACCTGGAGACGAAGGCGTCATTTATGATGGTGCGAGTTTCTCTTAAACACACATCCAgcacgcacacatccacacaaattCAGTTcagacccacgcacacacacagaaaacataaATACACATTCAACTCAAGCGGGCGAGTACATAGactcagagggagagaaaagggaagagggagagagagagagagagagagagagagagaggagacatacTTTTGTGGACGTCAGTGATTATTTATCACACCGACAACACATCTAGGAGATATTACTTTGACCACATCAGGTTCTGTATGTCTGCTCAACTttccgtgtgtgttgtgtgtgaatgtctgcatttgtgtgtggatgtgtcatgTCTGTCATTTGATgggttgtgtgcgtgtctgtgaaaTTTCTGCTGAGAACAGTAAAAGGtggctgtgtatctgtgtgtgtttcaataaCAACCATATTTCTGATTGCTATGTTGCTGTGGGTGTTGACAATGTAGTCAGGGGATTaccacatgtgtatgtgtgtactgtacatgcgtgtatgtgtgtacaggagtgtgtgtatgcttgtaatgtgtttgcctgtgtgtgtaaatgcctgtgtgtgtttgtgttcattttTCATTTATTAGGTATTCTAGAGAATCCTGGTCAAAGTTTaagtcataaacacacaccattcctgtttgttttcctgtCTATTGTTCAGGCTCAGCCCGGTGTCTAACATAGTTTGAAAATGTCTCCAGTAGATGGAGACAAAGATCAACTTGTGGCCATGTTTTTTTGTGGTTGTGGTAGATCATTGGtcctgtgtctgagtgtgtgaatgtacatGTGCTTGCTTCTATGAAtgtatgtgcagtgtgtgtttttttgtatgcatttgtgtctctaagtgtgtgtgagtatgtgtatgtgcttgcatctgtaagtgtgtctgtaagtgtgtgtgtgtgtgtgtgtgtgtgtgtgtgtgtgtgtgtgtgacttcatCTGTCTGTGAGTAATGATTGGCTGACTATACTTCAGTTTTGATATGGAGATGAAGAGGGTGACTATTATGGAGAGATATGTCTCAAAATTATTCGTAAATGCAAGTACCATGATCCACAAATGTTCCACGATAGGATTTGTACACATACTATGTCTATTTTTAAATATATCGTTTGTAATTTATTAAAATACTTAAGTTGACCCCTGAATGCACTACACAGCCATCAATGCAGAGAACAACACTGCCCCCTACCAGATGTCACTGTCGATTCACGCTTACGTGCGTGAATCAAGAGCTATTTATGTGTGGATCGCAAAAGACCGAAAAGAACGTCTCAAAATTACGTCATTGGAAGAAGGATTGAACGCGTGTATTGGCcgatccacaaatgcagattcaacacttcacacacagaattgtagatttacaagtGACGGACCatgagaaatgcacacacaaaatgttaaGTATTTTAATAAATTACAAATGATATATTTACGAATAGACATCTATGTGTACAAATGAtagcacatttatgtaaatgaaaACTTACAAATCACGATTAAGAATTTAGTTTTTGTGGATCGCAAAACACATTCAATCGTGGAACATTTGTGGTTCATGGTACTTGCTTTTACGAATAATTTTGAGACATATCTCTCTCCATAGACTATCATCAGCGTCCATTCAAGCAGGTCCTGTGTgctacaggggagagagggcgagagaggggggagaaagggggagagaggcggagagaggcgaagagagggggagagaggcaaagagagggggagagagattgctctggagagaaagaatgaggttGAGAGAAATTACCAATTGCACCAGAAGATGGAGACATAGATCCACTTGTGAccatgttgtgttgtgtgtgtgtctgtctgtgtgtgagtgagtgtgtttgtttggcatgtgtttgtgtttgtacgtgagtgtgcatgtgtatgtgtatgcgtgcgtttgcaagtgtgtgtggtgtggtgtgtgtacgtgtggctTAATTCTGTCAGTGAGTTATGAATGGCCGGACCCACTTCACTTCTAATATGGAGATGATGAGGGCGAATATCAGTAACTCAGTTTCCAGTCAAGGAGGCCCTGTGCtctacaaagagagagggatagagagagggatgtcagGAGggataggagaagagagagatgctaaggagagaaagaaataggtTGTCAAAGAATGATAgatattagtgtgtgtgagaagaggaagagagggctatatataaagaaagagagagagagagattgttgtAATTGTTGGTCCAGATGGGTAGATCTGCAGAGATGTTAAACACTTCCCTCCGCCCAACTCCTCCTTCCCGGTCTAGATTCCAGCACTTTCAACCAATCACAGTGGCTGTGGGGAGGGTCTGCGTGTTCCGGGACCACTGATTGGTTCCGAGTTAGGGAGGCTCCTCCCTCCTTTAGGGGCTGTCCTGGGAGAGTTATTTTCACTCATAgtctgtgcagacacacacagttacacaacagaggaacagcagtgtgtgtagcttgtggagtgcgtgtgtgttctgtgtcgcCAACTCTACTGAGCACTGCGAACAGGTCTGTCAACATGTGGATCGAACGTCCACAGAACCGGCAGGTTGGTTTGTCTCATTCTCTTGCTTtagtatctgtctctctttctttcaatacctctgtctctctttctgtctctcgttGTGTCTCTCTTTGAGTCTCGTCTTgaactttttctccctctctttcgatCACTTTCcctgactctttctctctgttgtttttctacccctctctcgaGCTGTCCTCCATTCGTGTCTAAGAAGAGGGGAGTGTGTGCATCTATGACACTACAGTGAGGGGCACAAAGGGGGTGACACTTGTGgggtgatatgtgtgtgtgtgcatgtgtgtgtgtgtaagtaatgGTTATACCACTGTCTGTGGTTATGCATGGGTGTTGCTGCTGACtcctaactgttagttaagaaTATATCATTTCAGCTTTTAACATGTCCATACACGtgtttgtggtttgtgtgtgtgatgtgtgtgccgacagtgtgtgtattttatgtgtggtgtgtgtatctgtgtgtgctgtgttttgtgtgtatgtgtgtgtgtgttcacctccaCCTTGGTGTTAAAGTAAAGTTAGTTGCCGGTGTTGGAATGCCTGGGAACGAAAAGTTAgtcgtctcctctctccctcttttccccctttcctgtgttctctctctcttcctctccgttCTCTCCTATTCATCTGTTTTCACAGCTGATGTTACAGGACAGGAAAATGGGCTAAAACAATCGAGGTATCCATTCCAATACACATTAACCCTCAAGCTCTGTTCCTTTGACTTGGCGTTtgtttgtgagcatgtgtgcgtTTTTTTTACATGTAGAAATGTATTGACCGGACCATTGTGTGGTAACCCAGTCTAGTTTTTAATGGATCACTCTTTAAAGAAATGTTGAAGGGCAACAGAGCTGTAGGTTAGTGAAGCTGGCACATCTAAACACTGACACCTCTTCACTCACACTTGCCATGGAGCGTTTGTTGCACATATTTCATTGTTATTGTGCTGAACTACATTGTTtgtgtatatcattttgttgttgtatcagaatcagaattcggtttattttgtatgtgtgtgtgtagaggtatgACTCAACTGGGGATAACTGGCTgctctgggctagggctagagcTAGGGCTATGGCTATGGCTAGAACTAggactagggctagggctagggctagggctaggctggggctggggctagcaCTAGGCTAGGACTGGTCTGGTAGAGACACGTAGCTGGTTCTTTTGTACAATGATTCCTTGTTTTACTGCCAGTAGAACAGAACTGTGGTAATGATGGCGAttacccttctctctcctgctttctttctctgtcctctctctctctctctctctctctctctctctctctctctctctctctctctctctctctctctctctctctctctctctctctctctccatctcgatTTCTTTCTTATTattctctctcgttttctctcttctttctctcacgctctgtctccctgtgaaTGATTAGATAAATGGCAGCTTTAGTGTGGGCTGATATAGAGGTGTCACAGAcctctttttctcactccctctctcttttctcactgcctctctcttttctcactgcctctctcttatTCGCTCCCTCATTGTGACATCTGTGCCACGAGGAGGCTGGCACCGCTATAGCAATCGATGTTGTTAAGTAGTGTTGGTATCTTTATggtgtcagtttgtgtgtgtgtgcgtatgtttatgtgtgtgtatttggtatgggtgtaaatgtgtgtctgtgtttcggTAAGAATtgagagcgtgtgtttgtgtgagtgagagagaaagagagagaagaaagagagagagagtgtacgttcttgtgtgtgtctgtttatctgtgtgcAAGTTTTATGGTATTGTAATTCACCATTTGTAAAACTGATATTATCTCAAGAAAACTTTAGCAGAGTATATGCATATTGTCCTTGAGGGAATGTGACATACATGTAGTTAGCTAGGTCATTAGTTGGCTTTGTAGATAGCTAGCTACAATAGGTAGTTAGTTAGATAGGTACTGTACGTAGTTAGCCATAGGTAGTTAGCTTGGCACTAGGGAGATAGCTTGCAAACTAGTTAACTATGTAGTTAACTTTAGCTGGGTTGTTAAGCTGATAAGTTGTTAGTTACTTCAGCTAGGGTCATTGTTGCCCTGATATGGGGAATATTTTAACAAAACATAAAAtgttttaattgtttaattATTAATAACATAACCGATGCATATAGGTTGGGAAAACAAGAAACAATGTCAAACAATATATATAAACGAGGCACTTCtagtctctccttgtctcttccAAGCTGCACCGAACTGAACTACTGGAGTTCTCTGTGTGCTGGCCTGGTGGATTAGCTGAGCTGACCACTGACCCTGGAGATGGAACGTCAACTAAAGGAAGCCACACacaatagtgtttgtgtgtgtatgtgtgtgtgagtggggtccAACCTCAGATTACACTCCTGTATTACACTTTGGATTTTCCGTTGTCGTTGTACAGTAAGGCTATTTCCGAAATGATAGGGTACCTCTTGGCAACTCTTTATTCCACCCTCCCCTTCCCGCCATCTCGTTCTGTTCTCCTCctatctctgtccccctctaaccctctccttcatcttctcatcttcctctgtcctcctgtgtATTTGTGGATATCGACTGATCAGATTTCAGGAGGTTTTGGCTGTATTGCAGGAAGGGAGACAAGAaacatttaattttttttaaattgctaCTCCATGACGGACATACTGTCACCATGGCGACCagtcaggaagcaggaagcggGCAGTGTTCcatcagaggagagggaagagataaCCCAACTTTTCTGCTCCTTTAGACACAgtctctatctttttctctctgtctctcactctcttgttctctccctctctcctcaacgTGTCATTATTTCGTCATACGGTATCCACATTAGTGTGCTACAAAAAAAATTGTTCATCAACCACTGATTGGTACTGAAATCATGACTCCAGCATGACACATAATTACATGAAATGAAAAAGCAATGTGACAAACTGTGAGTCACACATctgttgctctgacaacatCAGCGTCACAAAACTGATGTGGCAATAAAATCACTAATAGAAAATACAAGGGTTGTTTATGTCGAATTTGTTCATCGAGAAAGGTTCCCCTGGTGGACTGGGTATAAAGGATACAACATGCATTATGTTTGAGAGAGATAagcgagtgaaagagagagagacagaaagagagagacagaaagagacaaagaaaataCTGTAGGCCATAcactccaccctctccagctgaccctgtgtgtgtgtgtgtgtgtgcgtgtgtgtgcggtccAGAAGcttcataacacacacagagctgagaGATACCACACTGTTCTTTTTCCCAaggagcacccccccccccccacacacacacacacacacacattcttagaGATTCACAAAATGTTCACTGACACTAATTTGTACACATCAAAGACTTCCTtatgtcacacatacacatgctaaCACAATAGCTAGCAACAGCATGTGTTTGTCACAATCCAACAAGGTAGGTCTCCTTCGGTATGGActgtgcgtcagtgtgtgtgtttgggtgtgttggGATTGTCAAGGAGTTTATCATGTCCTAACTTGCTTCGAAAGTGCCTTTGAGATGTCTAGTCAGATGACATCATTAAATGTTGTTGCCGTGGTGCCCTGCGTGCAAATTTTGCCCGGCCTCTTCTCAGGAGAACAGCTGATCCCACATCCACAAACGTGATAaattaaaatgtatatataatattattatactatataaatatatatatatatatatactgtaatatattatatatatatacaaatctATAGGTGTTTTGCAAGTATAACTGTCTGATGATAGAGTGTGACTTTTCAGCAGAACTGGGATTACTgtggtctgcctgcctgcctaccgtttgtatctgcctgtctgtctgtctgtctgcctgtctgtctgcttgtcactCAGAGAGACAATGCCTTCCATTCCTGTCCCAGGATGGGCAGACAGGCTCACAGACACCAGCTTCCTGTAGTGCGATTAGaatagccctgtgtgtgtgaacatgtgtatacatgtgtgcgtgtgtgtgtttgagtgtgtgcatgcatttgcgtatgtgcgtgagagagtgtgtgtttgaagggtCAACTCTCATATCCTCAATCACTTTCAGGTAGTTGCAATGTTTGGTGGAAGGGACACAGTGACTGAGGGAAGaagtacgtgtgtttgtgcacgtgtgtgtgcatgtgtgtgtgtgtttgtgcacatgtgtgtgtgtgcatgtgtgtgtgtgggtggagatgCTCCTACTCATCGTGACCGTTCCTTGCTCAACGCCAAATGTTATCCCagaggcctgtctgtcaggggcTCACTGTGAACCAATAAACCAGCagcacccctgacccctgacccctgacccagctCTTCCTGTGAGAGGATCTATTCTGGGCTGTGGATGTGAAACCTGGG encodes the following:
- the ghsra gene encoding growth hormone secretagogue receptor a, coding for MRSWHNSSQCFSRNCSWEDPGNGSYFEPPMNVFPIPVLTGITIVCALLFLVGVTGNVMTILVVSRYRDMRTTTNLYLCSMAVSDLLIFLCMPPDLYRLWRYRPWRFGDALCKLFLFVSESCTYSTILNITALSVERYLAICFPLRAKALVTKRRVRLLILALWAVSLLSAGPVFVIVGVERDEYGAGPGESVENGDTSECKMTQYAIRSGLLAAMVWVSSVFFFLPVFCLTVLYTLIGRRLWKRRRETNIGPCVAHRDKSNRQTIKMLVVVVLAFVLCWFPFHVGRYLLSRSSEEGSPWWSLLSEYCSLVSVVLFYLSAAINPILYNTMSRKYRSAAARLFGLAASQVPPRGRTASTAVGEGSPAWTNSTVSL